In uncultured Bacteroides sp., one genomic interval encodes:
- a CDS encoding GNAT family N-acetyltransferase, with amino-acid sequence MKEEVKKLWNLCFGDDEAFTELYFSKRYSDEVNLAIEENGNIISALQILPYPMTFCGDIISTGYISGACTHPDHREKGAMKRLLLQSFARMQNNEVPLTTLIPAEKWLFSYYSKMGYTPIFEYSNKTFTVEELKPSSEYTVSKYTSQPFLQEEAYFFFDENIKKRPCCIQHSFDDFLVIMDDLKLGSGELLIAKSKGEIKGLLFCYVKDNTLHVPELFFEDNSVRDTLLFTAAKQFQVKDISCITPPNDEMGDILGMARIIDAEKLLKIYAIHHPELEVSFNISDESIGKNNAFYSIKSGKLEIAEINKDFKSFSIQELTQALMGYKTELLPKELQIFERQKPYMNLMLN; translated from the coding sequence ATGAAAGAGGAAGTCAAAAAGCTATGGAATCTTTGCTTCGGAGATGACGAAGCATTTACTGAACTGTATTTTTCTAAAAGATACAGTGACGAGGTTAATCTCGCAATTGAGGAAAATGGAAACATTATTTCGGCATTACAGATTCTTCCTTATCCGATGACTTTCTGTGGGGATATAATCTCTACCGGATACATATCCGGAGCTTGCACTCATCCTGATCACAGAGAAAAAGGAGCGATGAAAAGGCTCCTTTTGCAGTCATTTGCTCGAATGCAAAATAATGAAGTACCTTTAACAACGCTCATTCCTGCAGAAAAATGGCTTTTTAGTTATTATTCAAAAATGGGGTATACTCCTATTTTTGAATATTCAAATAAAACCTTCACAGTTGAAGAATTAAAACCTTCTTCTGAATACACTGTATCTAAATATACTTCACAGCCTTTCTTGCAAGAAGAAGCTTACTTTTTCTTCGATGAAAACATAAAAAAACGTCCATGCTGCATACAACATTCTTTTGATGATTTTTTAGTTATCATGGACGATCTAAAACTTGGAAGTGGAGAATTACTAATAGCCAAGTCAAAAGGAGAAATCAAAGGGCTTTTATTTTGTTATGTAAAAGATAACACTCTTCATGTACCCGAGCTATTCTTTGAGGACAACTCTGTAAGAGACACACTTCTGTTTACTGCTGCAAAACAATTTCAAGTCAAAGATATATCCTGTATTACACCTCCCAACGATGAAATGGGGGATATTTTAGGAATGGCACGGATTATTGATGCAGAAAAGTTGCTTAAGATTTATGCGATTCATCATCCTGAACTTGAAGTCTCCTTTAATATAAGTGATGAGTCTATTGGAAAGAACAATGCTTTTTATTCGATAAAATCGGGTAAATTAGAGATAGCAGAAATCAATAAGGATTTTAAATCTTTCAGTATTCAGGAACTCACACAAGCTTTAATGGGATATAAAACAGAACTATTACCAAAAGAGCTTCAGATATTCGAACGTCAGAAACCTTATATGAATCTGATGCTAAACTAA
- a CDS encoding DUF2156 domain-containing protein, which yields MIKFKDITLEDKEAITSITMNSERKNCDLSFSNLCSWRFMYDTKFAIVDGFLLFKFYMNNQLAYMMPVGEGDLKKILEAIIDDAASEEKSFLMYGVCNNMKDEIEKLMPGKFDFSSNRDYVDYIYLRTDLAELKGKKFQPKRNHANKFYKTYTDYEYVPITADRISECLRLEEEWCKANDCEQQNGLGNERKSLTYALNHFDELGLTGGILYVNGKIAAFTFGMPINHETFGVHVEKADTQIEGAYNVINQEFAKHIPEQFVYLNREEDLGIEGLRKAKLSYQPTILLEKNIARLKG from the coding sequence ATGATAAAATTCAAAGATATAACACTAGAAGATAAAGAGGCTATTACCTCTATTACAATGAATAGCGAAAGAAAGAATTGCGATCTTTCATTCTCTAATTTATGTAGCTGGCGATTTATGTATGATACAAAGTTTGCCATTGTTGACGGATTCTTGTTATTCAAATTCTACATGAATAACCAGCTAGCCTATATGATGCCAGTTGGCGAAGGAGATTTAAAAAAGATTCTTGAGGCTATTATAGATGATGCCGCAAGTGAGGAAAAATCTTTTTTGATGTATGGCGTTTGCAATAACATGAAAGATGAAATAGAAAAACTAATGCCTGGCAAGTTCGACTTTTCATCAAACAGAGATTATGTAGATTACATTTATCTCCGCACCGATTTAGCTGAATTAAAAGGGAAAAAGTTTCAGCCGAAACGAAATCATGCAAATAAGTTCTATAAAACATATACTGATTATGAATATGTTCCTATTACAGCCGATCGTATAAGTGAATGTTTGCGGTTGGAAGAAGAATGGTGCAAGGCTAACGACTGTGAACAACAAAATGGATTAGGTAATGAGCGTAAATCTCTGACTTATGCATTAAATCACTTTGACGAATTAGGTTTAACCGGAGGTATACTTTACGTTAACGGCAAAATTGCGGCATTTACTTTTGGGATGCCTATTAATCATGAAACTTTCGGAGTTCATGTAGAGAAAGCTGACACGCAGATTGAAGGAGCATATAATGTTATCAATCAAGAATTCGCAAAACACATACCGGAACAGTTTGTTTACCTAAACCGGGAGGAAGATTTAGGCATAGAAGGACTGAGAAAAGCTAAGTTATCTTATCAGCCAACCATCCTTTTAGAAAAGAATATAGCCCGATTAAAAGGCTAA
- a CDS encoding LrgB family protein produces the protein MKYLENPLFLLAITFGIYFFSKYIQKKTGWVLLNPILLTIAALILFLRLCNISYETYHFGGQFIEFWLKPAVVALGVPLYLQLEKIKKQLWPILLSQLAGCIVGVISVVLIAKLLGGSKEVILSLAAKSVTTPIAMEVTKTIGGIPSLTAAVVVCVGLFGAIFGFQILALLKIGSPIAQGLSMGTAAHAVGTSTAMDVSGKYGAYASLGLTFNGIFTALFTPTILRLLDLL, from the coding sequence ATGAAATATCTCGAAAACCCTTTATTTCTATTAGCAATTACATTTGGAATCTATTTCTTCTCGAAATATATACAAAAGAAGACTGGTTGGGTTTTGCTCAACCCCATATTACTTACAATTGCTGCATTAATTTTATTCTTAAGGTTGTGCAATATCAGTTACGAAACATATCATTTTGGCGGTCAATTTATTGAATTCTGGTTAAAGCCGGCAGTTGTAGCACTTGGAGTTCCTTTATATCTCCAACTGGAGAAAATAAAAAAACAATTGTGGCCTATTTTGCTTTCACAGCTGGCCGGCTGTATAGTCGGAGTAATCTCGGTTGTTCTGATTGCCAAGTTACTAGGTGGCAGTAAAGAAGTCATTTTGTCGCTTGCTGCCAAATCTGTCACAACTCCAATTGCGATGGAAGTAACAAAAACAATTGGGGGAATACCATCGTTAACTGCAGCTGTGGTTGTATGCGTTGGATTATTCGGAGCAATATTCGGATTTCAGATATTGGCTCTTTTAAAAATAGGAAGTCCCATAGCACAAGGGCTTTCAATGGGAACAGCTGCCCATGCCGTTGGCACATCAACAGCTATGGACGTAAGCGGCAAGTATGGTGCATATGCAAGTTTAGGACTTACTTTTAACGGTATTTTTACAGCACTTTTCACTCCTACTATATTGAGACTGTTAGACTTATTATAA
- a CDS encoding CidA/LrgA family protein has translation MIRQCFILFGCLALGELTVYLTEIKLPSSIIGMLLLTLFLKLGWVKLKWVKGMSDFLVANLGFFFVPPGVALMLYFDIISAQFWPIAIASIISTILVLVVTGWVHQLMRKIK, from the coding sequence ATGATACGTCAGTGCTTTATTTTATTTGGTTGCCTGGCATTGGGTGAATTAACCGTCTATCTCACTGAGATAAAACTCCCATCAAGTATAATTGGGATGTTGTTACTTACACTTTTTCTAAAACTAGGCTGGGTAAAATTGAAATGGGTAAAAGGAATGTCTGATTTCCTGGTTGCTAATTTAGGATTCTTTTTTGTACCCCCCGGGGTAGCATTAATGCTTTATTTTGATATTATATCAGCTCAGTTCTGGCCAATTGCTATTGCTTCAATAATAAGTACTATCCTGGTACTTGTAGTCACAGGATGGGTTCATCAATTAATGCGAAAGATCAAATGA
- a CDS encoding tetratricopeptide repeat protein, producing MRSIIQYIVFILFIACILSSCRPDRQSDYYLEHAESLLEQHPDSALFLLNKITPKDLSTEEYARYCLLMTQARDKNGLPLTSDSLISVAVEYFNDKKDLDTKAKTYFYAGRVNQDMQNAKQAMEYFLKAADFSEDSKDYKLRYLIYYYLGDLYLNETLFDSSLKMNLNAFYYSQLLGNKDYMIYALRNIAFAYSGKRDHRNALKYYFKALNVLPKSDISALAILLNEMGIQYNHLKDYSHALKVVNRAISINQDSAKLLYNYFVKAEIYFNVHQYDSAVYYYDKTTRSLDLYTKTDSYNKLSKVERNRGDINKALFYNDIYINFRDSIEKKLHADMIIKMQNIYQHKKSVEKIQYLTLEKNQQKMVLYLISAISLGVLSLLASVLLLYRSRKERQTRELELVVQKEKEESQIAKARLQESELVRIRKEKELLEKEMELRTDFFSRLNNITFPFLSIQEGKEGYIRLTQEDWEAIVKNTDAAFDHFSVRLAKSFPELKKDEILFCCLIKMKLGLNTLSSVYNLTKDAISKRKERIKKNKMRIEDGRSLDQFLADF from the coding sequence ATGAGAAGCATTATTCAGTATATCGTTTTTATATTATTTATAGCTTGTATCCTCTCTTCCTGTCGTCCAGATCGACAGTCGGATTATTATTTGGAGCATGCAGAATCTTTGTTGGAACAACACCCTGACAGCGCTTTATTTCTTTTGAATAAGATAACTCCAAAGGATTTATCTACTGAGGAATATGCCCGTTATTGTCTACTCATGACTCAGGCAAGAGACAAAAATGGCCTGCCGTTGACATCGGATTCGTTGATCAGTGTTGCCGTTGAATACTTTAATGATAAAAAAGATCTTGATACCAAAGCAAAAACTTATTTTTATGCAGGTAGGGTTAATCAGGATATGCAGAATGCTAAGCAAGCAATGGAATATTTTCTAAAAGCTGCGGATTTCTCCGAAGATAGTAAAGATTATAAATTAAGATATCTGATTTATTATTATTTGGGGGATCTTTATTTAAATGAGACGCTTTTTGATTCTTCATTGAAAATGAATTTAAATGCATTTTATTATTCTCAGCTATTGGGAAATAAAGATTATATGATATATGCACTTAGGAATATTGCTTTTGCTTATTCAGGTAAAAGAGATCATCGCAATGCCTTAAAATATTATTTCAAGGCACTAAATGTATTACCGAAATCAGACATAAGTGCTTTAGCTATTCTACTAAATGAAATGGGCATTCAGTATAATCATTTAAAGGATTATTCCCATGCCTTGAAAGTTGTTAATAGAGCTATTAGTATAAACCAAGATAGTGCAAAACTTTTATATAATTATTTTGTTAAAGCGGAGATTTATTTCAATGTTCATCAATATGATTCGGCAGTTTATTATTACGATAAAACTACTCGTAGTTTAGATCTTTATACAAAGACAGATAGTTATAATAAACTTTCGAAAGTAGAAAGAAATCGTGGAGATATAAACAAAGCTTTATTTTATAATGATATTTATATAAATTTCAGAGATTCGATTGAAAAGAAGTTGCATGCTGATATGATTATCAAAATGCAGAATATTTACCAGCATAAAAAATCTGTTGAGAAAATACAATATCTCACATTGGAAAAGAATCAGCAAAAGATGGTTCTCTATTTAATTAGTGCTATCTCTTTAGGTGTTTTGTCTTTATTGGCTAGTGTCCTGTTGTTATATAGAAGCCGTAAAGAAAGACAGACTCGTGAGCTAGAATTAGTAGTTCAGAAAGAAAAAGAAGAATCTCAAATTGCAAAAGCCAGATTGCAAGAGAGTGAGCTGGTAAGAATTCGAAAAGAAAAAGAGTTGCTGGAAAAAGAGATGGAACTTCGTACTGACTTTTTTAGCAGACTTAATAATATAACTTTTCCATTTCTTTCTATTCAAGAAGGCAAAGAAGGATACATCAGATTAACTCAAGAAGATTGGGAGGCAATTGTTAAGAATACAGATGCAGCTTTCGATCATTTTTCTGTCCGCCTAGCAAAATCCTTTCCTGAGCTTAAAAAAGATGAAATTCTCTTCTGCTGCTTGATAAAAATGAAATTAGGCTTAAACACGTTGTCCTCTGTCTACAATCTAACTAAGGATGCTATTTCAAAAAGAAAAGAGCGCATAAAGAAAAATAAAATGAGAATAGAAGACGGGCGATCGTTAGATCAATTTCTGGCCGATTTTTAG
- a CDS encoding DUF3244 domain-containing protein codes for MKKSLFIALCCSFFLVSSLYAETYTTESINLQAGRDKSFRPTSVVETAIPITATIDVDLVTLGFTSNLGNSTVTIENSLGEVVYENTLNAQAGTILPISLAGSESDTYYIEINSGSKKWFGEFDL; via the coding sequence ATGAAAAAGTCATTATTCATTGCACTCTGTTGCTCGTTCTTTTTAGTTTCATCTTTGTACGCTGAAACATATACAACAGAATCAATAAATTTGCAAGCTGGTCGTGATAAAAGCTTTAGACCTACATCTGTTGTTGAAACTGCAATCCCTATTACTGCAACCATTGATGTAGATTTGGTAACTCTAGGTTTTACTTCAAATTTAGGGAACTCAACTGTTACTATTGAAAACTCTTTGGGTGAAGTTGTATATGAAAATACACTCAATGCTCAAGCCGGAACAATTCTTCCAATCTCTTTAGCAGGGTCAGAATCTGATACATACTATATTGAGATTAATAGTGGCAGCAAGAAATGGTTTGGAGAATTTGATTTATAA
- a CDS encoding T9SS type A sorting domain-containing protein — protein sequence MKKSAAFINISFSLDMNLTNMQYNIDNMYSCYSNLGNHIFRKPAMICMDTVHLVNEGMRKESIIIDEVKPNATLFQGHDVKVYSRSENNSLLIEITGMSKNIKATVYLFSLEGALLQMNHVTQSKTSIDILSMPNGRYLMNIQIGKDIFTWKITKQ from the coding sequence GTGAAAAAGTCAGCGGCTTTTATAAATATTAGTTTTAGTTTAGATATGAATTTGACTAACATGCAATATAATATAGATAATATGTATAGTTGTTACAGCAATTTAGGGAACCATATATTCCGTAAGCCTGCTATGATTTGCATGGATACGGTTCATCTTGTTAATGAAGGGATGCGAAAAGAATCTATTATAATCGATGAAGTAAAACCTAATGCTACTTTATTTCAAGGGCATGATGTTAAAGTATATTCTCGTTCTGAGAATAATTCATTGCTGATTGAAATAACCGGAATGTCTAAAAATATTAAAGCTACAGTTTATCTATTCTCTTTAGAAGGTGCTTTGTTACAAATGAATCACGTTACACAATCTAAAACTTCTATTGATATACTTTCTATGCCAAATGGGAGATATCTTATGAATATTCAAATAGGTAAGGATATCTTTACCTGGAAAATTACTAAGCAATAG
- a CDS encoding VIT1/CCC1 transporter family protein, which produces MDIDGKIKKEFIRFQRNEITESLVYSRLASIEKDGSNKEILLNIAADEIAHGKVFQKYTKENPIPDRWKIFKYYWLARLFGLTFALKLMESGESNAHKNYDRYESFPELLRLGREEEEHEKKLIGLINEERLEYMGSVVLGLNDALVEFTGALAGFTLALSDSKLIALTGSITGIAAALSMASSEYLSTKSEDSNEKHPVKAAIYTGFAYVVTVVALVLPFIICANVLVALGIMLVAALMIIAIFNYYYSVAKSESFKKRFMEMALLSFGVASISFFIGYLLKKFTGIEV; this is translated from the coding sequence ATGGATATTGATGGAAAAATAAAAAAAGAATTTATTCGTTTTCAACGAAATGAAATAACTGAGAGCCTTGTTTATTCCCGTCTGGCTTCTATTGAGAAAGATGGTTCAAACAAGGAAATTCTTTTGAATATTGCTGCAGATGAGATTGCTCATGGAAAAGTCTTTCAGAAATATACAAAAGAAAATCCTATCCCTGACCGATGGAAGATATTCAAATATTATTGGTTAGCTCGTTTATTTGGATTGACTTTTGCTTTAAAATTGATGGAGTCTGGCGAATCAAATGCTCACAAAAACTATGACCGATATGAAAGTTTCCCGGAATTACTTCGCCTTGGCCGTGAGGAAGAAGAGCATGAAAAGAAACTTATTGGTCTGATTAATGAAGAACGGCTGGAATATATGGGTTCGGTTGTACTAGGATTAAATGATGCCCTGGTAGAGTTTACCGGTGCATTAGCCGGATTTACACTTGCTTTAAGCGATTCCAAGCTTATAGCGCTAACCGGAAGTATTACCGGTATTGCTGCTGCTCTTTCTATGGCTTCATCCGAATATCTTTCTACAAAATCAGAAGACAGTAATGAAAAGCATCCTGTTAAGGCGGCCATCTATACAGGTTTTGCTTATGTTGTTACAGTAGTTGCTTTGGTTCTACCTTTTATAATATGTGCCAATGTTTTGGTTGCACTTGGAATTATGCTTGTTGCAGCATTAATGATAATTGCGATATTTAATTATTATTATTCTGTAGCCAAAAGTGAAAGCTTTAAAAAACGATTTATGGAAATGGCATTATTGAGTTTTGGGGTTGCTTCAATTAGTTTCTTTATAGGCTATTTATTGAAAAAGTTTACAGGTATTGAAGTTTAA